One genomic region from Halomicrobium zhouii encodes:
- a CDS encoding cupredoxin domain-containing protein, whose product MKRRQFLTTTTVTASAIAMAGCGGGGSSEPQGEVTAEVTLTEDEAFDPLRVHVAEGEAVRWINETGERRTVRANTEVDGSNEWELDLAIEAGETGAHTFQSSGVYSYHDAQDTHFLMCGAVAVGDTSEDDVGSLPCE is encoded by the coding sequence ATGAAACGACGACAATTCCTCACGACGACGACAGTGACAGCATCGGCGATCGCGATGGCCGGCTGCGGCGGCGGCGGCTCCAGCGAACCACAGGGCGAAGTCACCGCGGAGGTGACGCTGACCGAGGACGAGGCCTTCGACCCGCTGCGCGTCCACGTCGCAGAGGGCGAGGCCGTCAGGTGGATCAACGAGACCGGCGAGCGGCGGACCGTCCGCGCCAACACCGAAGTCGACGGCTCGAACGAGTGGGAACTGGACCTGGCCATCGAGGCCGGCGAGACCGGCGCCCACACGTTCCAGAGTTCCGGCGTCTACTCCTACCACGACGCCCAGGACACGCACTTCCTGATGTGCGGCGCCGTCGCCGTCGGCGACACGAGCGAGGACGACGTCGGATCGCTTCCCTGCGAGTAG
- a CDS encoding periplasmic substrate-binding domain-containing protein — translation MRDTDNNREKLSRRRYAQLVAGSSAAALAGCPESGSEGTETEPSTSESDTDESTTSDGDSTPDPSNRMTDTVRVFTLNTPDTFDWNPHTPQDNSTGDLFMSELHGMSNSHDTSKRLHGDDATFDAPWVQGQDEISLVTWIKDWDVEPPYDLWNTHDDRSTFWNGEPNDADTRYKYDKVRYFVEGNKFQEGQIHRAEAESQWRYHFWHARAEVEGADDDPANEPLLADEAAATDGDVPLPQEWSDPWLREFDAAGTQERYNEVISNVRGDRVSLERLAENGWGTGPYELRSTDDIGSDRAILRIRDEDAESPHPHREHINIPKLQLQFGNEDREQTLANNGAIDVHAGSITPNNTWNPESLPDHVDNITTYLRPNGGDSWWFNWNNPHLGRLWVRRALVTAIDWNTVGANGWGDQRSVPLEHDTGMLDAHSESTFSEEFLNSLHSWPKGPDVETANEYMKRAGYTKNGNIWVDPDGNDFQLDVLITSNIEDWIGAGQTIRQELRNFGVDATFTQQDWGTWSNNLDTFNNEGPNFDTSIHWYNQPTRFGYYKSQAAWWDNASLLGGDPNGTGSDRRAVDPGDEFTIKGEVVQAHLPTDAGSIEAPDQAGQQPDLEGVTDYEEVDMAQVVEDIRRPTDSEEELQNLFRTCARYYNYYLPKFAFHQYTYGEWANVRDFDWPGEDDDALDWERSFNITDTVTLGGIAQASYDEEMDR, via the coding sequence ATGCGGGATACTGACAATAACCGCGAGAAGTTGTCGCGACGACGGTACGCGCAACTGGTAGCTGGATCGAGTGCGGCAGCACTGGCCGGCTGCCCGGAGTCGGGGTCCGAGGGAACCGAGACCGAACCCTCGACGAGCGAGTCCGACACCGACGAGTCGACGACCAGTGACGGGGACTCGACGCCGGATCCGAGCAACCGGATGACCGACACCGTTCGGGTGTTCACCCTGAACACGCCGGACACGTTCGACTGGAACCCTCACACGCCCCAGGACAACTCCACTGGCGACCTCTTCATGTCCGAACTGCACGGCATGTCGAACTCCCACGATACGTCCAAGCGGCTCCACGGCGACGACGCGACGTTCGACGCGCCGTGGGTCCAGGGGCAAGACGAGATCAGCCTCGTCACCTGGATCAAAGACTGGGACGTCGAACCGCCCTACGACCTGTGGAACACCCACGACGACCGCTCCACGTTCTGGAACGGCGAGCCCAACGACGCCGACACCCGGTACAAGTACGACAAGGTGCGCTACTTCGTCGAGGGCAACAAGTTCCAGGAGGGCCAGATCCACCGTGCCGAGGCCGAGAGCCAGTGGCGCTACCACTTCTGGCACGCGAGAGCGGAGGTCGAGGGCGCAGACGACGACCCGGCGAACGAACCGCTGCTGGCCGACGAGGCGGCGGCGACCGACGGCGACGTGCCGCTCCCGCAGGAGTGGAGCGACCCGTGGCTGCGAGAGTTCGACGCCGCCGGGACCCAGGAGCGGTACAACGAGGTCATCAGCAACGTCCGCGGCGACCGCGTCTCGCTGGAACGGCTCGCCGAGAACGGCTGGGGGACGGGTCCGTACGAACTCCGCTCGACCGACGACATCGGCTCGGACCGGGCCATCCTCCGGATCCGCGACGAGGACGCGGAGTCGCCCCATCCCCACCGCGAGCACATCAACATCCCGAAGCTCCAGCTCCAGTTCGGTAACGAGGACCGTGAGCAGACGCTGGCGAACAACGGCGCCATCGACGTCCACGCGGGCTCGATCACGCCCAACAACACGTGGAACCCGGAGAGCCTCCCGGACCACGTCGACAACATCACCACCTACCTGCGCCCGAACGGCGGGGACTCGTGGTGGTTCAACTGGAACAACCCGCACCTCGGGCGCCTGTGGGTCCGACGGGCGCTCGTCACGGCCATCGACTGGAACACCGTGGGCGCGAACGGCTGGGGCGACCAGCGCTCCGTCCCGCTCGAACACGACACCGGGATGCTCGACGCTCACTCCGAGTCGACGTTCTCGGAGGAGTTCCTGAACAGCCTCCACTCCTGGCCGAAGGGGCCCGACGTCGAGACCGCCAACGAGTACATGAAGCGGGCGGGCTACACGAAGAACGGCAACATCTGGGTCGACCCCGACGGGAACGACTTCCAGCTCGACGTCCTCATCACCTCGAACATCGAGGACTGGATCGGCGCCGGCCAGACCATCCGCCAGGAGCTCAGGAACTTCGGCGTCGACGCGACGTTCACCCAGCAGGACTGGGGGACGTGGTCGAACAACCTGGACACGTTCAACAACGAGGGGCCGAACTTCGACACCTCGATCCACTGGTACAACCAGCCGACCCGCTTCGGCTACTACAAGTCCCAGGCCGCGTGGTGGGACAACGCGTCGCTGCTGGGCGGTGACCCCAACGGCACGGGCTCGGACCGCCGCGCCGTCGACCCGGGCGACGAGTTCACCATCAAGGGCGAAGTCGTGCAGGCCCACCTGCCGACCGACGCGGGCTCCATCGAGGCCCCCGACCAGGCCGGTCAGCAGCCGGACCTCGAGGGCGTCACCGACTACGAGGAGGTGGATATGGCCCAGGTGGTCGAGGACATCCGCAGGCCCACCGACTCCGAGGAGGAACTCCAGAATCTCTTCCGGACCTGCGCCCGTTACTACAACTACTACCTGCCGAAGTTCGCGTTCCACCAGTACACCTACGGCGAGTGGGCGAACGTCCGCGACTTCGACTGGCCCGGTGAGGACGACGACGCCCTGGACTGGGAGCGCAGCTTCAACATCACGGACACCGTGACCCTGGGCGGCATCGCCCAGGCCAGCTACGACGAGGAGATGGACCGCTGA
- the gfo6 gene encoding D-xylose 1-dehydrogenase Gfo6: protein MNLEIPTRFAERDWERAVDGGPVRFAVVGLGWFGRDVALPAIEDSEYCEATAVVSGSAEKASSVAEERGLDAALTYEEYADGEHAEAYDAVYVVTPNALHLPHVETAASLGKDVLCEKPLEATGERAERVVEVCEEAGVQLMTAYRMQTTRSVRWVREQVRAGVIGDPVQFTGEFSFNMLAGGGDPDQWRLDPDLAGGGALMDVGVYPLNTARFVLDADPVAVHATAIENPPAFDGVDEHVAFTLAFPDDVTAQCSASYGASGANHMTIVGTEGRITVDPVFDVDADRQITIARDHGETTVDVAEPPEMVEEFDFFATAVLGERDIGPDGEHGLLDLRVAEAVYESSDEGRRVDL, encoded by the coding sequence ATGAATCTGGAAATCCCGACGCGATTCGCCGAACGAGACTGGGAGCGAGCCGTCGACGGCGGACCTGTCCGGTTCGCCGTCGTCGGGCTCGGCTGGTTCGGCCGAGACGTCGCCCTCCCGGCCATCGAAGACTCCGAGTACTGTGAAGCGACGGCAGTCGTCAGCGGATCCGCCGAAAAGGCCTCGTCGGTGGCCGAGGAACGCGGACTCGACGCCGCGCTCACCTACGAGGAGTACGCCGACGGGGAGCACGCCGAGGCGTACGACGCCGTCTACGTCGTCACGCCGAACGCACTCCACCTCCCGCACGTGGAGACGGCAGCGAGTCTCGGCAAGGACGTCCTCTGCGAGAAACCCCTGGAGGCGACTGGCGAGCGCGCCGAACGCGTCGTCGAGGTCTGCGAGGAGGCCGGCGTCCAGCTGATGACGGCCTACCGGATGCAGACGACGCGGTCCGTCCGGTGGGTCCGCGAGCAGGTCCGGGCGGGCGTGATCGGTGACCCCGTCCAGTTCACCGGCGAGTTCTCCTTCAACATGCTCGCCGGCGGCGGCGACCCGGACCAGTGGCGACTCGACCCGGACCTGGCCGGTGGCGGCGCGCTGATGGACGTCGGCGTCTACCCGCTGAACACCGCGCGGTTCGTCCTCGACGCCGACCCGGTGGCGGTTCACGCGACGGCCATCGAGAACCCGCCCGCGTTCGACGGCGTCGACGAGCACGTCGCCTTCACGCTGGCGTTCCCCGACGACGTCACGGCGCAGTGTAGCGCCAGTTACGGCGCGAGCGGCGCGAACCACATGACCATCGTCGGGACCGAAGGGCGCATCACCGTCGACCCGGTGTTCGACGTCGACGCCGACCGACAGATCACCATCGCGCGCGACCACGGCGAGACGACGGTCGACGTGGCCGAACCCCCGGAGATGGTCGAGGAGTTCGACTTCTTCGCGACGGCCGTCCTGGGCGAGCGCGACATCGGCCCGGACGGCGAGCACGGCCTCCTCGACCTGCGCGTGGCGGAGGCCGTCTACGAATCCAGCGACGAGGGCCGTCGGGTCGACCTGTAG
- a CDS encoding DUF4129 domain-containing protein — MDYVSRDTARVVAIGVVSIVAIAMGAATIQTTVEFGTGTASGGFEIGESGGQAGGLNDSTSETNTSIDMEEGESSDGFIAQTSTCVEPLSKWYGGLGYFGFFALVLYGIKRRYSLGASFLGMYAIAPVALTAYFLTTDCTAALDGQNGQSGVVEGIGDAAGQGVVSTDVSPMVVGGVFALALVATAVVLYRASSDQTVAMVEEDDEEELGKPDVGDLAAAAAAAADRLEERNADVDNEVYAAWRDMTALLRVSKPESSTPGEFAEAAIEAGLDEDDVGQLTQLFEEVRYGKRDPESREERAIEVFRSIETAYGTGDDAGADEGGER, encoded by the coding sequence ATGGACTACGTGTCACGCGACACGGCGCGAGTCGTTGCTATCGGGGTGGTGAGCATCGTAGCCATCGCGATGGGTGCGGCGACCATCCAGACCACCGTCGAGTTCGGGACCGGCACCGCGTCGGGCGGCTTCGAAATCGGCGAATCGGGTGGCCAGGCCGGTGGCCTGAACGACTCGACGTCGGAGACCAACACCAGCATCGACATGGAGGAGGGCGAGAGCTCGGACGGGTTCATCGCCCAGACCTCGACCTGCGTGGAACCGCTCTCGAAGTGGTACGGCGGACTCGGCTACTTCGGCTTCTTCGCCCTCGTCCTGTACGGGATCAAGCGTCGCTACTCGCTCGGAGCGTCTTTCCTCGGAATGTACGCGATCGCGCCGGTGGCGCTGACGGCGTACTTCCTCACGACCGACTGTACGGCGGCCCTCGACGGCCAGAACGGCCAGTCGGGCGTCGTAGAGGGGATCGGCGACGCGGCCGGACAGGGCGTCGTCTCGACGGACGTCTCGCCGATGGTCGTCGGTGGCGTGTTCGCCCTCGCGCTGGTCGCGACGGCCGTGGTGCTCTACCGCGCATCGAGCGACCAGACGGTCGCGATGGTCGAGGAGGACGACGAGGAGGAACTCGGCAAGCCGGACGTCGGCGACCTGGCGGCCGCCGCGGCCGCCGCGGCCGACCGACTGGAGGAGCGCAACGCCGACGTGGACAACGAGGTCTACGCCGCGTGGCGCGACATGACCGCGCTGCTCCGGGTGTCGAAACCCGAGAGCTCCACGCCCGGAGAGTTCGCCGAGGCGGCTATCGAAGCGGGCCTCGACGAGGACGACGTCGGCCAGCTCACGCAGCTGTTCGAGGAGGTCCGCTACGGCAAGCGCGACCCCGAGTCCCGCGAGGAGCGGGCCATCGAGGTCTTCCGCTCCATCGAGACGGCCTACGGGACGGGCGACGACGCTGGCGCAGACGAGGGAGGTGAACGATGA
- a CDS encoding family 4 glycosyl hydrolase has protein sequence MTIESFDADGVLDGDDLTIAYVGGGSRQWAPNLIRDLALSEFDGHVRLYDTNEESAQLNAEFGNWVQQDDDATADWSYEAVGSLETALAGADVVILSTQYDPTETFVHDLSIPREYGIYGAVSATIGPGGIFRAMRTIPVYRRFAAAVREHCPDAWVFNYTNPVHFVTRALYDEYPDINALGLCHEVLGTRWHLAMLAREELGMDAERADVDVNVKGINHFTWIDEARCKGVDLWPLLEELKDGERGNQRFTWEDLADESVFTDNWQVTWELFRRFGVLPAAGDRHIVEYATSFIQGGQETLNRWGVKRTGADYRAKHWTPAESDQTTDVEAWLEGEKEFELEPSGEEFLDILGGLTGDGPYVTNVNLPNTGQISDIEQGPVVETNAVVRAGQVKPVAAGGFPRPVRSLIQGHVDTIETIIEAARDGDVDRAFEGFSIDSQVQTLTPDESRDLFGELVAAEVDYLADWHLEESDVLAGAETYPGA, from the coding sequence GTGACAATCGAGTCTTTCGACGCGGACGGCGTGCTGGACGGTGACGACCTCACGATCGCGTACGTCGGGGGCGGAAGCCGGCAGTGGGCCCCCAACCTGATACGGGACCTGGCGCTCTCCGAGTTCGACGGACACGTTCGGCTGTACGACACGAACGAAGAGAGCGCCCAGCTCAACGCGGAGTTCGGGAACTGGGTCCAGCAAGACGACGACGCCACCGCCGACTGGAGCTACGAGGCAGTCGGCTCGCTTGAGACGGCACTTGCCGGCGCCGACGTCGTGATCCTCTCGACCCAGTACGACCCCACGGAGACGTTCGTCCACGACCTGTCCATTCCCAGGGAGTACGGCATCTACGGGGCCGTGTCGGCGACGATCGGTCCGGGCGGCATCTTCCGGGCGATGCGGACCATTCCGGTGTATCGACGGTTCGCGGCCGCGGTCCGCGAGCACTGCCCCGACGCCTGGGTGTTCAACTACACCAACCCGGTTCACTTCGTCACGCGCGCGTTGTACGACGAGTACCCCGACATCAACGCGCTCGGGCTCTGCCACGAGGTGCTCGGGACGCGCTGGCACCTCGCCATGCTCGCCCGGGAGGAACTCGGGATGGACGCCGAGCGCGCCGACGTCGACGTGAACGTCAAGGGGATCAACCACTTCACGTGGATCGACGAGGCTCGCTGCAAGGGCGTCGACCTCTGGCCGCTGCTCGAAGAACTGAAAGACGGCGAGCGCGGGAACCAGCGGTTCACCTGGGAGGACCTGGCCGACGAGAGTGTGTTCACCGACAACTGGCAGGTCACCTGGGAGCTGTTCCGCCGGTTCGGCGTCCTGCCCGCCGCCGGCGACCGCCACATCGTCGAGTACGCCACGTCGTTCATCCAGGGCGGCCAGGAGACGCTCAACCGCTGGGGCGTCAAGCGCACCGGTGCCGACTACCGGGCGAAACACTGGACGCCGGCCGAGTCCGACCAGACCACGGACGTCGAGGCCTGGCTGGAGGGCGAGAAGGAGTTCGAACTCGAGCCCTCCGGCGAGGAGTTCCTCGACATCCTGGGGGGGCTCACCGGCGACGGCCCGTACGTCACGAACGTCAACCTGCCCAACACCGGCCAGATCTCGGATATCGAGCAGGGTCCGGTCGTCGAGACGAACGCCGTCGTCCGCGCGGGCCAGGTCAAGCCAGTCGCCGCTGGCGGCTTCCCGCGACCGGTCCGGAGTCTGATCCAGGGCCACGTCGACACCATCGAGACGATCATCGAGGCCGCACGGGACGGGGACGTCGACAGGGCGTTCGAGGGCTTCTCGATCGACTCCCAGGTCCAGACGCTGACGCCAGACGAGTCGCGTGACCTGTTCGGCGAACTCGTCGCCGCCGAGGTCGACTACCTGGCGGACTGGCACCTCGAGGAGTCGGACGTGCTCGCCGGGGCCGAGACGTACCCCGGGGCCTGA
- a CDS encoding ABC transporter substrate-binding protein, with protein sequence MRDGRGRDGSGSGATTRRQVLASAGALALGGLAGCSADPDDIRHASDVFGHAFPYATESVQLNPWLSGSYPWHFYTMLFEVQSVQRPGGERRLGDVVEDVAIDGATATVTYSDEFSWWNGEPVTARDQWVYERIQSAVSDEDRPAVTLRDEHTLVYGFDRALAEPLVLSHVVGGAVNTPAWLFEQWADRLDGASTAAAREDVVSELHEWRVSLEDAAEKGVGCGPYELVEASMNRLMLERFEDHPRADDVSIPTLWFPVVQSVSLDKFVQQGTLDGGSGLLTGLKGSPADNVDQIARYPTTGGTKLALDWRNAHLGRLAVRRALLAALPLDDVVDVGGFGEATTRQTGMATPAERRWLDEDVLADLREYPVEAETERAAEYMRSAGYTREDGDWYDPDGESVWFRLRTPMWPEWKASGELVDQALTEFGFDVDFSQIPAPRLVTDVDTHNFDVLLWPSDGSPHTLYDVTATGATALGYGVTDPATETSAHGKPVEVTIPAADGDGERTVNLVDLWHRLGGQSDRETTADAVGTFARWWNHALPDIHVATSVSGTWGNTRDFEWVGDEDAYRTAGPENQSAIHAIKHGLVRPGDG encoded by the coding sequence ATGAGAGACGGCCGCGGACGCGACGGATCCGGTTCGGGGGCGACGACGCGACGGCAGGTCCTGGCGAGCGCCGGCGCGCTCGCCCTGGGCGGCCTCGCGGGTTGCTCGGCCGACCCGGACGACATCAGACACGCCTCGGACGTGTTCGGCCACGCCTTCCCCTACGCCACCGAGAGCGTCCAGCTCAACCCGTGGCTGTCGGGCTCGTACCCCTGGCACTTCTACACGATGCTGTTCGAGGTCCAGTCCGTCCAGCGACCCGGCGGGGAGCGTCGACTGGGCGACGTCGTCGAGGACGTCGCCATCGACGGGGCGACCGCGACGGTCACCTACAGCGACGAGTTCTCCTGGTGGAACGGCGAGCCCGTGACGGCGCGGGACCAGTGGGTGTACGAGCGGATCCAGTCGGCCGTGAGCGACGAGGACCGGCCGGCGGTGACGCTGCGCGACGAGCACACCCTCGTCTACGGGTTCGACCGCGCACTCGCCGAACCCCTGGTCCTGTCCCACGTCGTCGGCGGCGCCGTCAACACGCCGGCCTGGCTGTTCGAACAGTGGGCCGACCGTCTGGACGGTGCGTCGACGGCGGCGGCCCGCGAGGACGTCGTCTCGGAGCTCCACGAGTGGCGCGTCTCGCTCGAGGACGCGGCGGAGAAGGGGGTCGGCTGTGGGCCCTACGAGCTCGTGGAGGCGTCGATGAACCGGCTGATGCTCGAACGCTTCGAGGACCACCCCCGGGCCGACGACGTCTCGATTCCGACGCTGTGGTTCCCCGTCGTCCAGTCGGTGTCCCTCGACAAGTTCGTCCAGCAGGGAACGCTCGACGGCGGCAGCGGCCTGCTGACGGGGCTGAAGGGGTCGCCCGCGGACAACGTCGACCAGATCGCCCGGTACCCGACGACCGGCGGGACGAAACTCGCCCTCGACTGGCGGAACGCCCACCTCGGTCGGCTGGCGGTCCGGCGCGCGTTGCTCGCGGCCCTCCCGCTCGACGACGTCGTCGACGTGGGCGGGTTCGGCGAGGCGACGACGCGACAGACGGGGATGGCGACGCCAGCGGAACGGCGCTGGCTCGACGAGGACGTGCTGGCCGACCTCCGCGAGTATCCAGTCGAGGCCGAAACCGAGCGCGCGGCGGAGTACATGCGCTCGGCGGGGTACACGCGCGAGGACGGCGACTGGTACGACCCCGACGGCGAGTCGGTCTGGTTCCGCCTCCGCACGCCCATGTGGCCCGAGTGGAAGGCCAGCGGCGAACTCGTCGACCAGGCGCTGACCGAGTTCGGGTTCGACGTCGACTTCTCGCAGATCCCGGCTCCGCGGCTGGTCACCGACGTCGACACGCACAACTTCGACGTGTTGCTGTGGCCCAGCGACGGGAGCCCCCACACGCTCTACGACGTCACCGCGACGGGGGCGACCGCACTCGGCTACGGCGTCACCGACCCGGCGACCGAGACGTCGGCCCACGGCAAACCGGTCGAAGTCACGATTCCGGCGGCGGACGGCGACGGCGAGCGGACGGTGAACCTCGTCGACCTCTGGCACCGGCTCGGCGGCCAGTCCGACCGCGAGACGACGGCCGACGCAGTGGGCACGTTCGCCCGATGGTGGAACCACGCCCTGCCAGATATCCACGTCGCGACGAGCGTCAGCGGGACGTGGGGGAACACGCGCGACTTCGAGTGGGTCGGTGACGAGGACGCCTACCGGACCGCGGGCCCGGAGAACCAGTCGGCTATCCACGCGATAAAGCACGGGCTCGTCCGGCCGGGAGACGGCTAA
- a CDS encoding endo-1,4-beta-xylanase, producing MTNERADIGSDRRTFIGSLAALGALGALPGAARVGAAQEDDSIDDYYQTLRQILTQFRGLPEGEFVYEPDEQATIETFDNVGPGGSSSSSFTVDDVNVPFTQAERVEINEDPENNWTYSYQGIIPDGQFEAGDVLLGVAHVRSGSSDAQIQAGFKYRYENSSGETAYGDENFVAEGAMVEPTGSWERYYFPIEVGEKPDGSNHEPYMEFWTGFAQQNLDFGGLALIDYSATDVAVGDLPVGRHSHPIFDYDGRSEGATWREDAYARIEELRKASLDVSVVDADGNPLPGASVDVAMQEHEFDFGSAVSVEHITGDADDDDVYRARFLENFNKAVVENGMKWPAWSGDWDIDKEATRQTVQWLNDQEIPTRGHYLVWEEYGGANGGGMAVSEDRSDGELQEEILDKIESHTAEFEGQVTDWDMHNHPMWQSNIRDRLGWDAALEWWSTAAEATDAGLYTNEMGNVAGDFLRDEHYEFVQRLVDEGAPVDGVGFMGHVQFSNGNVTPPKEMLSTFDQFGELDLPILITEFDIQIDSRDNQRQVDWQADYLRDFLIACFSHDAVEGLVNWGFWAGDHWRPTGALFDSNWGLRPHGEQFMNLVFDEWWTEDSGETNDEGTYSSWAFRGEYEVTASYEGEDASTTATLSDGGTTVELTLDAAQSTATDEGESDEGTETESTSAVGPGLGVGSAVAGAGALAGYKLTRDDDDDA from the coding sequence ATGACAAACGAACGCGCGGACATCGGCAGCGACCGACGGACGTTCATCGGTTCGCTCGCGGCGCTGGGCGCACTCGGCGCCCTGCCGGGAGCGGCAAGGGTGGGCGCTGCACAGGAAGACGACTCGATCGACGACTACTATCAGACGCTTCGACAGATCCTCACTCAGTTCCGGGGCCTCCCCGAGGGTGAGTTCGTCTACGAACCGGACGAGCAGGCGACCATCGAGACCTTCGACAACGTCGGCCCAGGGGGGAGCAGTTCGTCGTCGTTCACCGTGGACGACGTGAACGTTCCCTTCACGCAGGCCGAACGCGTCGAGATCAACGAGGACCCGGAGAACAACTGGACGTACTCCTACCAGGGGATCATCCCCGACGGCCAGTTCGAGGCCGGCGACGTACTTCTGGGCGTAGCTCACGTCCGGAGTGGGAGCAGCGACGCTCAGATACAGGCCGGGTTCAAGTACCGCTACGAGAACTCCAGCGGCGAGACGGCCTACGGGGACGAGAACTTCGTCGCCGAAGGGGCGATGGTCGAGCCGACCGGGTCCTGGGAACGGTACTACTTCCCCATCGAGGTCGGCGAGAAACCCGACGGGTCGAACCACGAGCCGTACATGGAGTTCTGGACCGGTTTCGCACAACAGAATCTCGACTTCGGTGGGCTCGCGCTCATCGACTACAGTGCCACGGACGTCGCCGTCGGCGACCTTCCCGTCGGCCGGCACTCGCACCCCATCTTCGACTACGACGGCCGGTCCGAGGGTGCCACGTGGCGCGAAGACGCGTACGCGCGTATCGAGGAACTCCGGAAGGCGTCGCTGGACGTCTCCGTCGTCGACGCCGACGGCAACCCGCTCCCCGGGGCGAGCGTCGACGTCGCGATGCAGGAACACGAGTTCGACTTCGGCAGCGCCGTCTCCGTCGAGCACATCACCGGTGACGCCGACGACGACGATGTGTACCGCGCTCGGTTCCTGGAGAACTTCAACAAGGCCGTCGTCGAGAACGGGATGAAGTGGCCGGCCTGGAGCGGTGACTGGGACATCGACAAGGAGGCCACCAGACAGACCGTCCAGTGGCTCAACGACCAGGAGATTCCGACGCGCGGGCACTACCTGGTGTGGGAGGAGTACGGCGGCGCCAACGGTGGCGGGATGGCCGTCAGCGAGGACCGTTCGGACGGCGAACTGCAGGAGGAGATCCTCGACAAGATCGAGAGCCACACCGCCGAGTTCGAGGGGCAGGTCACCGACTGGGACATGCACAACCACCCCATGTGGCAGAGCAACATCCGTGACCGCCTCGGCTGGGACGCGGCTCTCGAGTGGTGGTCGACCGCCGCAGAGGCGACGGACGCCGGCCTCTACACCAACGAGATGGGCAACGTCGCGGGTGACTTCCTCCGCGACGAGCACTACGAGTTCGTCCAGCGCCTGGTCGACGAGGGCGCACCCGTCGACGGCGTCGGCTTCATGGGCCACGTCCAGTTCTCCAACGGCAACGTGACCCCGCCCAAGGAGATGCTCTCGACGTTCGACCAGTTCGGGGAGCTGGATCTGCCGATCCTCATCACGGAGTTCGACATCCAGATCGACAGTCGCGACAACCAGCGACAGGTCGACTGGCAGGCGGATTACCTCAGGGACTTCTTGATCGCCTGCTTCAGCCACGATGCCGTCGAGGGCCTCGTGAACTGGGGCTTCTGGGCCGGTGACCACTGGCGACCGACCGGCGCCCTCTTCGACTCGAACTGGGGGCTTCGACCGCACGGGGAGCAGTTCATGAACCTGGTCTTCGACGAGTGGTGGACCGAGGACAGCGGCGAGACGAACGACGAGGGGACGTACTCCTCGTGGGCCTTCAGGGGCGAGTACGAGGTCACCGCGAGCTACGAGGGCGAGGACGCCTCGACGACGGCGACGCTCTCGGACGGCGGGACCACTGTCGAACTGACGCTCGACGCCGCGCAGTCGACGGCAACGGACGAGGGCGAGTCGGACGAGGGGACGGAGACGGAGTCGACGTCGGCTGTCGGTCCCGGTCTGGGCGTCGGCTCGGCGGTGGCGGGCGCCGGTGCGCTCGCGGGCTACAAGCTGACTCGCGACGACGACGACGACGCGTAG